From a single Halogeometricum sp. S3BR5-2 genomic region:
- a CDS encoding arylsulfotransferase family protein: MASNRRALRGLLAALVLVSSVVLAVGYVDAQRNNDRVTGDPAVEQAFRTGDRTQVVAPRDNITVVATDSNAFVSDESDSPRAQAELAAFAPDGSVYYYQNEHTRYWDVDPVPNTTATVEFVYADHLDADECGETVCTRNGVERVNLTTGESEEVFSRITPGKHSTRWHDVDRLGPDRLLVADIHQDRVFVVNTTTNLTTWEWDAQSDFDVATSGGPFPEDWTHLNDVESVTVDGERAVMVSLRNHDQVVFIDPDEGLMEEWTLGTDDNHSILYEQHNPDFIPAEEGGPALLVADSENGRVIEYQREGGEWVESWTWVDRRMQWPRDADRLPNGHTLVTDSNGDRTFEIDEEGEVVWTASIGFPYESERLGTGDESAGGESAASLGLPSRTASDLEPTLTSRVASVVPPTVRNAISYAFPRWVGLLEGLAALALLGSLVAWGVLEYRWSDRTVSFQSPLRVRRK; encoded by the coding sequence ATGGCTTCCAATCGGCGAGCGCTCCGCGGTCTGCTCGCGGCGTTGGTCCTCGTCTCTTCGGTCGTCCTCGCCGTCGGTTACGTGGACGCGCAGCGGAACAACGACCGGGTGACGGGCGACCCGGCGGTCGAACAGGCGTTCCGGACGGGCGACCGGACGCAAGTCGTCGCTCCCCGAGACAATATCACCGTCGTGGCGACGGACTCGAACGCGTTCGTCAGCGACGAGAGCGACAGCCCCCGCGCGCAGGCCGAACTCGCGGCGTTCGCGCCCGACGGCAGCGTCTACTACTACCAGAACGAACACACCCGGTACTGGGACGTCGACCCCGTCCCGAACACGACGGCGACCGTCGAGTTCGTCTACGCCGACCACCTCGACGCCGACGAGTGCGGCGAGACGGTCTGCACGCGGAACGGCGTCGAGCGGGTGAACCTCACCACCGGCGAGTCCGAAGAGGTGTTCAGCCGCATCACGCCCGGAAAACACTCGACGCGGTGGCACGACGTCGACCGCCTCGGTCCCGACCGCCTCCTCGTCGCCGACATCCACCAGGACCGCGTGTTCGTCGTCAACACGACGACGAACCTGACGACGTGGGAGTGGGACGCGCAGTCGGACTTCGACGTGGCGACCAGCGGCGGGCCGTTCCCCGAGGACTGGACGCACCTCAACGACGTGGAGTCCGTCACCGTCGACGGCGAACGGGCCGTGATGGTGAGCCTCCGCAACCACGACCAAGTGGTGTTCATCGACCCCGACGAGGGGTTGATGGAGGAGTGGACGCTCGGGACCGACGACAACCACTCGATACTGTACGAACAGCACAACCCCGACTTCATCCCCGCCGAGGAGGGCGGACCGGCGCTGCTCGTCGCGGACTCCGAGAACGGCCGCGTGATAGAGTACCAACGCGAGGGCGGCGAGTGGGTCGAGTCGTGGACGTGGGTCGACCGGCGGATGCAGTGGCCGCGCGACGCCGACCGCCTGCCGAACGGTCACACCCTCGTCACCGACTCGAACGGCGACCGCACCTTCGAGATAGACGAGGAGGGCGAAGTCGTCTGGACCGCCTCCATCGGCTTCCCGTACGAGTCCGAGCGGCTGGGAACCGGCGACGAGAGCGCCGGCGGGGAGAGCGCCGCGAGCCTCGGCCTCCCCTCGCGGACGGCCTCGGACCTCGAACCGACGCTGACCTCGCGCGTCGCGTCCGTCGTCCCGCCGACGGTGCGTAACGCGATATCCTACGCCTTCCCGCGCTGGGTGGGGCTCCTCGAAGGCCTCGCCGCCCTCGCGCTTCTCGGGTCGCTCGTCGCGTGGGGTGTGCTGGAGTACCGCTGGTCGGACCGGACCGTTAGCTTTCAGTCGCCGCTGCGCGTCCGGAGGAAGTAG
- a CDS encoding glycosyltransferase family 39 protein: MADPSLRSRFARSVRFEDDLPIDVRDGVWLALAVLPALVSVAVYLATNPYPAYGAGLYAQIAREIVANGYLPPARIPGYTADGVPFAYPPLQFYVFAVLRDIGVGPVAVARFLPAVAVVAVQVPVYVLARDLLDSRPAGTVAAAGVALNPQILEWHLSAGGVVRGFAFLYALTAICAGYRLFTTGDLRALVAGVVAFGLTVLSHPTYTLFTVVSYLLLWLALDRSLAGLVRGAAVGVGGAVVASPWLLWAVSTHGPGVFTSAAGTHGGIGGGVGAIFGGISVYSLVPLLAAAYLLVVRRDLLLPAWVVVAELLFQQPRFVYTVGTFALVAVGFDLVRRFSLAERLGRTLGGRADGTDWRAAGVAALVVVASLGGGTVLAYQNTLPSDPSTPEFLDDEAVDAMAWAEAETPPDATFVVLGDAAEWFPALTQRTILVGMWGVEWEEPEVYEAQTDAYVNASTCQSVGCVETAMQSVDANPDYVYVPKGRYTVRGASEVQFGTLERSFEASQRWELAFENDGVAVYRSLARGE, from the coding sequence GTGGCAGATCCTTCGCTCCGCTCCCGGTTCGCCCGGTCGGTCCGGTTCGAAGACGACCTCCCGATAGACGTGCGCGACGGGGTGTGGCTCGCGCTCGCGGTCCTCCCGGCGCTGGTCTCCGTCGCGGTCTACCTCGCGACGAACCCCTACCCGGCCTACGGTGCGGGCCTGTACGCGCAGATCGCCCGCGAAATCGTCGCCAACGGCTACCTCCCGCCGGCGCGCATTCCCGGCTACACGGCCGACGGCGTCCCGTTCGCCTACCCGCCGCTGCAGTTCTACGTGTTCGCCGTGCTCCGCGATATCGGGGTCGGCCCGGTCGCAGTGGCGCGGTTTCTCCCCGCCGTGGCCGTCGTCGCCGTGCAGGTGCCCGTGTACGTGCTCGCGCGCGACCTGCTGGACTCTCGGCCGGCGGGGACCGTCGCGGCGGCGGGCGTCGCGCTGAACCCGCAGATACTGGAGTGGCATCTCTCGGCGGGCGGCGTCGTCCGCGGCTTCGCCTTCCTGTACGCGCTGACGGCCATCTGCGCTGGCTACCGGCTGTTCACGACCGGCGACCTCCGCGCGCTGGTCGCGGGCGTCGTCGCCTTCGGACTGACGGTGCTGTCGCATCCGACGTACACCCTGTTCACCGTCGTGAGCTACCTGCTGCTCTGGCTCGCGCTCGACCGCTCGCTCGCCGGTCTCGTCCGCGGCGCCGCCGTCGGCGTCGGCGGCGCGGTGGTCGCCAGCCCGTGGCTCCTCTGGGCCGTCTCCACGCACGGCCCCGGCGTGTTCACCTCCGCCGCGGGGACGCACGGCGGCATCGGCGGCGGCGTCGGGGCGATATTCGGCGGCATCTCGGTCTACAGCCTCGTTCCCCTGCTCGCCGCGGCCTACCTCCTCGTCGTCCGCCGGGACCTCCTCCTCCCGGCGTGGGTCGTCGTCGCCGAACTGCTGTTCCAGCAGCCGAGGTTCGTCTACACCGTCGGAACGTTCGCCCTCGTCGCCGTCGGCTTCGACCTCGTCCGGCGCTTCTCCCTCGCCGAACGGCTCGGCCGGACCCTCGGCGGTCGGGCGGACGGCACCGACTGGCGCGCCGCGGGCGTCGCGGCCCTCGTCGTCGTCGCGTCGCTCGGCGGCGGCACGGTCCTCGCCTACCAGAACACCCTCCCGTCGGACCCCTCGACGCCGGAGTTCCTCGACGACGAGGCGGTGGACGCGATGGCGTGGGCCGAGGCGGAGACCCCGCCGGACGCCACGTTCGTCGTCCTCGGTGACGCCGCCGAGTGGTTCCCGGCGCTGACCCAGCGGACGATTCTGGTCGGCATGTGGGGCGTCGAGTGGGAGGAGCCGGAGGTGTACGAGGCTCAGACGGACGCCTACGTGAACGCCTCGACCTGCCAGAGCGTCGGATGCGTCGAGACGGCCATGCAGTCGGTGGACGCCAACCCGGACTACGTCTACGTTCCGAAGGGACGCTACACGGTCCGCGGCGCCAGCGAGGTGCAGTTCGGCACGCTCGAACGCTCCTTCGAGGCCTCGCAGCGCTGGGAACTCGCCTTCGAGAACGACGGCGTCGCCGTCTACCGCTCGCTCGCCCGCGGCGAGTAG